The genomic DNA TTTGCGCTCGCGCAGCGCATCGTCTCGCTTGCCGCGGAGCATTCCCGGCGTCTCATCGAGACGCTCGCCGACGACATTGCCGACATGGTGATGCGGGAAACGGCGGTGCAGTGCGTGGAGGTGAGCGTGCGTAAATTCATCCTGCCGAACGCCGAATTCGTGGCCGTGCATTGCACCCGCGAAAAGTGAAAGAAACCATTGACGCGAAAAGCGATTCTGATAGCTTCCGAAGTCCGCGCTGCGGGTGTAACTCAGTGGTAGAGTGCAACCTTGCCAAGGTTGAAGTCGTGA from Chthoniobacterales bacterium includes the following:
- the folB gene encoding dihydroneopterin aldolase, which translates into the protein MSGDWIEIRGLEVDTHIGVPETERATPQRLLVDVRLKPPRRFSEMPDSIAATVDYFALAQRIVSLAAEHSRRLIETLADDIADMVMRETAVQCVEVSVRKFILPNAEFVAVHCTREK